The following proteins are encoded in a genomic region of Zea mays cultivar B73 chromosome 9, Zm-B73-REFERENCE-NAM-5.0, whole genome shotgun sequence:
- the LOC100285799 gene encoding uncharacterized protein isoform X1: MRGFRFALVRAARSRSRAEHQTVQRRRPSDVAQRFSHTAPAPARPSFGIAFDIDGVILRGRSPIGGAPRAIRRLYSEEGTLKIPFLFLTNGGGVPEHRRALELSQLLGVNISPTQVVHGHSPYRELVKRFEDDLIVAVGKGEPAVVMSAYGFRKVLSIDEYASYYKDIDPLAPFKTWKVGQTDSHMSAKVHPSYDVYSERVKGVFVVSDPVDWGRDLQVLCDILSTHGLPGTEKGDQPPLYFAADDLEYQAAFPSERLGMGAFRIALESIFNEINDHPLKYTSYGKPNPFVFKNAANILEKLVMSMYPNSQTPMEGKDYQFSTIYMVGDNPKVDINGAMKAGHPWSSVLTRTGVFRGKDNDPQFPADVVVDTVEDAINYILEKERIQ; encoded by the exons ATGAGAGGCTTCCGCTTTGCGTTGGTCCGTGCGGCGCGGTCGCGGTCGCGGGCGGAGCACCAGACCGTGCAGCGCCGCCGGCCGTCCGATGTGGCCCAACGTTTTTCCCACACCGCGCCGGCGCCGGCGAGGCCATCTTTCGGCATCGCGTTCGACATCGATGGGGTCATCCTGCGCGGCCGAAGTCCGATCGGGGGCGCGCCGCGGGCCATCCGACGCCTATATTCCGAAGAAG GTACCCTGAAGATCCCGTTTCTGTTTTTAACGAATG GAGGAGGTGTTCCAGAGCACAGAAGGGCCCTTGAGCTAAGCCAACTTTTAGGAGTCAATATTTCTCCAACACAG GTTGTGCATGGACATTCTCCTTACAGAGAGCTGGTGAAGCG TTTTGAAGATGACCTTATTGTTGCTGTTGGAAAAGGAGAGCCTGCAGTAGTGATGTCCGCGTACGGATTTAG AAAAGTTCTGTCCATAGATGAATATGCATCATATTATAAAGATATTGACCCCCTTGCTCCTTTCAAGACTTGGAAAGTTGGGCAAACAGACAGTCACATGTCTGCAAAAGTGCACCCATCATATGATGTTTATTCAGAGCGAGTTAAAGGAGTATTTGTTGTCAGCGATCCTGTCGATTGGGGAAGAGATCTACAG GTACTCTGTGACATCTTGTCTACTCATGGACTTCCTGGGACTGAAAAAGGTGATCAACCTCCTTTGTATTTTGCAGCTGATGATCTTGAATACCAG GCAGCATTTCCTTCTGAGCGGCTTGGGATGGGCGCCTTCAGGATAGCTTTGGAAAGCATCTTCAATGA AATAAATGATCATCCACTGAAGTATACATCTTATGGGAAACCTAATCCATTTGTGTTCAAGAATGCAGCAAACATACTTGAAAAACTTGTTATGAGTATGTATCCTAATTCACAGACACCAATGGAAGGAAAAGATTATCAGTTTTCAACTATTTACATGGTTGGAGATAATCCTAAAGTGGATATCAATGGAGCTATGAAG GCTGGCCACCCATGGTCATCTGTTCTTACAAGGACGGGTGTTTTTAGGGGAAAGGATAACGACCCACAGTTTCCTGCAGATGTG GTTGTTGATACTGTTGAAGATGCCATCAACTATATTCTGGAGAAGGAACGTATACAGTGA
- the LOC100281347 gene encoding 50S ribosomal protein L10-like, with protein sequence METSFLPTTLPTAKPLPAFRTHAVAASKLPQQRPRRCTIRAAITRGRKEETVTTVREQLEGCYLLAGIKYEGLTVKQLQGIRDALPETCRLLVAKNTLVGKAIEGTPWEALKPCMKGMNAWLFVHTEEVPAALKPYRAFQKEERVEETNDFVGAVFEGKFYGPGDFKALETMPSRAEVYATLLGALQGPATSLVATLQAPARDVVAVLSAYVRKLEEEAGAA encoded by the coding sequence ATGGAGACCTCCTTCCTCCCCACCACGCTCCCCACCGCAAAGCCCCTCCCGGCATTCCGAACCCACGCTGTAGCCGCATCGAAACTTCCCCAACAGCGCCCTCGCCGCTGCACCATACGCGCGGCCATCACCCGTGGCCGCAAGGAGGAGACGGTGACCACCGTCCGGGAGCAGCTGGAGGGCTGCTACCTCCTGGCTGGTATCAAGTACGAGGGCCTGACGGTGAAGCAGCTGCAGGGAATCCGCGACGCGCTCCCAGAGACCTGCAGACTGCTGGTGGCGAAGAACACTCTGGTGGGGAAAGCCATCGAGGGCACCCCCTGGGAAGCGCTCAAGCCGTGCATGAAGGGTATGAATGCCTGGCTCTTCGTCCACACCGAGGAGGTACCAGCCGCGCTCAAGCCCTACCGCGCCTTCCAGAAAGAGGAGCGCGTCGAGGAGACCAACGACTTCGTCGGGGCCGTCTTTGAGGGCAAGTTTTACGGGCCCGGAGACTTCAAGGCGCTCGAGACTATGCCCAGCCGCGCCGAGGTGTACGCCACGCTGCTCGGCGCGCTGCAGGGACCCGCTACGTCGCTCGTCGCCACGCTGCAGGCGCCAGCCAGGGATGTCGTTGCGGTGCTCTCCGCGTACGTACGCAAGCTCGAAGAGGAGGCTGGAGCCGCCTAG